Part of the Rana temporaria chromosome 11, aRanTem1.1, whole genome shotgun sequence genome, TCTGGACTggcgtcacaggagtgcaaaacaaagtgCTTTGGTTCTAGTTCCTTTAAGGAAGTTCCATCATGGCTGTCTTGCCAATATTCTTCTAGTAAATGCATCCTTACCAAGCAATTTCTTTTAATTAGTTGTGCCAGtcataaatgataaaaataacaGGAAAGGTGATGGGGCTGAGGAGACCTTACAAGAAAGCAAGAGAGGAACCATTGTCCAATTATGTTCCTATGGCTAAACGGTCCAAATCAGTGGCATCGCTAGGGGGGGTGAACTGAGTCATGCCCTGTGAAAGGCCGCACCGCTTCTACTGCAGACATACAGGGCCACCAGAAAACCTGCAGTTCTATCCACCTGCTCCTCTCCTCCAATGACCACTTAATTCTCTGCAGGTGCATGCGACAGCCGATTTGGGGCCTGCAGCTGTTCTGGGAGGGATCCCCACACTGCTCCACCCACCTCTAGCATGCCTGAGCATGACACATCCCTTCTCCCACCTGTGTGCTTCATCGGTGGAGCCTACGGCCACATTGAAAGACGCCACTGATCCAAATATAGTcaaccctaaggccttgtacacacgatcagtccaaactgatgaaaacggactgaaggctgaagtctgatgtgcctacacaccatcagttcaaaatccaaacgagtccaacgcggtgacgtaaaacacaacgacgtgctaaaaaaccgaagttcaatgcttccaagcatgcgtcgacttgattctgagcatgcgcgggttttgaaccgatgcttttgcgtactaaccatcggttttgactgatcggtcatcagtccgattttaaagcaagttttaaaactttggtctgaaggacaaaagtctgatgggccatacacagggtaggtttggactgatgaaactgaacttcagtccgttttcatcagtttggactgatcgtgtgtacagggcctcaggcttcatttccatggatgtttttacagccacttttttagccttttttacagcttaaaaacgcctgtccatgttttttctttttttttaattttttatatatttttttcttttagctggtgctcaaaaacgtTGCGgtagcgtttgagcgttttttaacgtctggcgtttttacagctctaacgctctggtcctgggtttttttgcagcttaaaaatggctcagccatctacagttaaaaaacgtcatggtgggcatgaggccatagactaacattaaGAgcagtttttaagctgcaaaaaacgctcagaaaagtggctgtaaaaacgtccaaaagcaTCCATGGAAATGAACCCTAATACATAGTCCTTTACTGCTAAAGATTATTCTACCGCAAGTATTCGTTTTTTTGTGCCCCACTTTCTACAGAAGGGGACTACACTTAATGCATATTTCCACACGCAGATTCACATCAGAGTTTACACATATTGCAAAACAATGCTTTATTTGCAAGAAACATATTTACAATAATTTTGAAAGGTTTTGTCTATTTTACAAGTATATTTGTAGCGGCAACCACAGGCAGAACTTGTGAGCACAGTCACTTCTGCTTGCAGTGGCTACACCATTTCCACTTTCCCAGTGAAGAGGTTCTCAGTGCTACCCATGTTAAAAGCCTTTCTCTGCAAGCCAAGTCTGTAGCTCTTTATCAAAGTATCCTTTGACTTTGATGGCCCTGCTGATCTCATTAACTTGTGTTGCTGGTGTCTTTCCTGTTAGCTGGGTCAAAAAGTCTCGTACTTCAGCTTCAAGAACCTGTGGAAAGTACAAAATATTACATGATGAAACAAGTAGTTGTATTTGTATTCTCCAGAACACTACACCCTTCTTAACCacgtcagccccggaccatattgctggtcgaagaccagagcactttttgcgatttggcactgcgtcgctttaactgacaattgcgcagtcgtgcgacgtggctcccaaacaaaattggcgtcctttttttgcccacaaatagagctttcttttggtggtatttgatcacctctgcggtttttagtttttgcgctataaacaatagagcgacaattttgaaatttttttttttttttttactttttgctataataaatatcccctaaaaatatatatatatatatatatataaaaaaaaaaaaatttcctccgtttaggccgatacgtattcttctacatatttttcgtaaaaaaaaaaaaaaattgcaataagcgtttattgattggtttgcgcaatagtttatagcgtttacaaaacaggggatagttttatggcatttttattaatattttttttactagtaatggcggcgatcagcgatttttttttttccggtactgcgacattatggcggacacttcggacacatttttgggaccattggcatttttatagagatcagtgctataaaaatgcattggattactataaaaatgccactggcagggaaggggttaagtatgttccctgggtgtgttctaactgtagggaggggtggcctcactaggggaaatgactgatcgctgttcatacattgtatgaacagacggtcaggcatttctcccctgacaggaccaggagctgtgtgtttacacacacagctcccggtcctcgctctgtaacaagcgatcacgcccgccggagtcggctgctcggcgagatgacgtaaagctacgtgatctcgcccagcagagccgacctgccgccgtatacggcggctggtcggcaagcggttaaactgtTACTGAACCCAGCATTCATTAGATCTgccttccacagtacacagacatttaattattttagtaaatataaatggcaaaataccttttcttatcagcagtcttgtgacttttttttagtgtctagttaaagcttgtaggaggagttttcattctcctccaaCTGTCCTATGAgtttgcaggacccctgaccctgtgtctggacagtgctgattggccctgtgtgcATCACTTGCAGTCTCCccagaagaaaaacaaaattctctagcaaaatgCACCAAACTGAGCAAAGGCCCGGTCTTATCAGGAGATGGCTTGGAGACAGTGGAAAAGGGAGAATCAGAAAACAGGATCAAAAACTGAATTTTTACaaaatgcagaggattaatcccttagtttccacagtgagtataacaagcatgctttactgcatatacagactgattttacggttGTGGGTTTATAACACTTTAAATTCACGCTGATCAGTTAGAAATCAATGTGTCAATGATACAGGCAGAAAGAGGAGTTATGAGCCATTGGCAATGCATGGAAACAAGATGTATTCTTCAAAGCAGCTCATAAAGAGAAAGGTGTTCAAATGCATACAAGCTGAgacaaaacacattttatttactgtatttatcggcgtataccgcgcacttttgtgCCCTGAAAATAAGGGTAaacatcgtgggtgcgcgatatacgccgatactcgcttcctgcgctgtgtttgaaccactctgccgacatatacctagcgcagtacactcgggcaggctcggctccgctcgcggtcacgtcctgtgcgtcctttacatgagaggagccgagcctgcccgagtataccgcgctcggtatatgtcggcggagtggttcaaacacagcgcggggatcggctgaaaaacacagcggggaggacaccacgatggccgcagaaggacgccggagcggacaaggctgccgatggacgccgggcaagacaccgacgaggggcatccaaactaagtatttttttttttccaggaattttccttctaggttgggggtgcgcgctatacgccggggggcgttatatgaagataaatacggtatctaacTAGCTGCAAAAAGAAGATTGCCTGATAAAATGATACAGTTGTATGCTCACCCATATGTCACCTTCAATCTTGCGGATAACAGTCATTTGACGATTACCATGAGTGATGTCTTTGTACACTGGAATGTTGTGCATTCGGGAGCGTCTCACAAAATAAGGGAGATCGGGAGGTGTatctaaaaatttaaaacagaaaaTTCAAACTTGTAGTAAAGTTATGGAGACGACATGCCTGAAATTTTAAATATATGAAATCAAATGTATAGTAAGTAATCAGTAATGAACAGGCAGCAGCACTACAATGAAGGCACCTGGCATGTCTGCACACAGCTTTGGAGGTCTCTAGCTTCCTGGTACCCTGAATCATGGGGCACTGTAATATTATAGGTTAGCTCTGCCCTACTCCAAGGTGGTCACTGCCGCTAATGGATAACCCCAATGTCATCACATCCTTTGCTATACTTTTACATTGCCGTTACCTTGTTTAACAATCTTCTCTTACAAAGtattttggagcagggacagataTTGCTAAACATCGTGCGGGCACCACATTCCTAGGTCATTAACTACCGTACCACCGAGATACAAAAGCCACATACAGAGTTCATTATTTCAGTGACTTGACAAACCCAGTCTTGCATTGTGAAAAGGAgcagttagtaaatcaaccccaatgatttCACTCataggcaaatatactgtgcactgcaagtgcagttggtctaacatgaggagaagctctgctgatttccatcatccaatcgtgtaAAAAGCACAAATgctgtttctccccccccccccttgcatgtgattagggccaccatcaggaattatggggccccttacacagcttcaggcatgggccccctggagcagagaaccgagggggggggggggggtgcagccgcctcaaattgagggggaaaaaaaagggggggggggttgccatccgggcctctTACAGGTACTGCCTGtacacccccctgatggcggccctgcatgtgattgggtattctttgcaaagtaaagctttgcttcatttattaaaatgtttctaaacccaggaccctgcattcactatatctggtctcccacagaacaaaGAAAtggaattattttagtaaatataaactgctaccaccttttctcatcagcagtatgaagcagtcttgtgatttctatcagttcCTGATAAGGCTTGTAGTGagaagttttcatactgcactgggctgtcctatcaggatgcaggacccatgaccctctgtctggactgtgctgattggccctgcgtTGATAACATGCACCctctcaagaaaaaaaacaactctttagcaatacacaccaaactgagcatgcatATGTTTTGGGGGCAGTGCAAGAATGCAGAGgaataaccccttaggttccacagcgagtataaaaagcatgctttaatgtggagcaactgcacagtatatttgattttagtaaatcaacctcattgtgcAACACTACAAAGCAGCAAGTCTTGATATGTAGTAGGATACACATATATAACTATGCAAGAAggtacaaatagaaaaaaaaagtttatttaaagcaTTACAGCcgtattaaatccaaaaaaaatattaaattgcagCTCCCAATTcttacatgtggtggctgcattttttttcccctttccgtactaacagaccaagctgtccagacaaAGTTGCAGTTAAAGGGTTGAGACTATGGAAAATTGTTACCATGCTTACCGTAAATTTTCTTTCCTGTGAGCTCATGTCAGCCTACGAATGGGTCAGCTCCACCCCTCTGACCCCACAAGACAATCCCCTGCTCAAATAaaaggagggattcccccataccCAAGCGTTCCCAACATGACCTCCTGACAGAA contains:
- the MRPL49 gene encoding 39S ribosomal protein L49, mitochondrial gives rise to the protein MAAFLTRRTALDVLKTAVRLQRPYSGSGSAVTSQYPGIIESHDEYRFVERLIPSLHVPIPPKHTGVAPSGWIPPKDTPPDLPYFVRRSRMHNIPVYKDITHGNRQMTVIRKIEGDIWVLEAEVRDFLTQLTGKTPATQVNEISRAIKVKGYFDKELQTWLAEKGF